In Juglans microcarpa x Juglans regia isolate MS1-56 chromosome 8D, Jm3101_v1.0, whole genome shotgun sequence, the following are encoded in one genomic region:
- the LOC121243746 gene encoding (S)-8-oxocitronellyl enol synthase CYC2-like — protein MSWWWAGAIGAAKKKFEEDEQPPSYQSTGLVIGVTGIVGNSLAEILPLSDTPGGPWKVYGVARRPRPSWNADHPVEYIQCDISDPADTNAKLSPLTDVTHIFYVTWTNRPTEAENCEANGAMFRNVLRAVIPNAPNLRHICLQTGTKHYVGPFESYGNIQPHELPFTEDLPRLDTPNFYYTLEDVLFEEAEKKEGLTWSVHRPNVIFGFSPYSLMNIIGTLCVYAAICKHKGLPLRFPGTKAAWNCYAVASDADLIAEQQIWSAVDPFARNEAFNCNNGDVFKWKHFWKVLAEQFGIEDYGFEEGEKLSLVEMMKDEGPVWDVIVRENQLQPTKLEEVGVWWFADVILGKERLLDSMNKSKEHGFLGFRNSKNSFISWIDKMKSYKIVP, from the exons ATGAGCTGGTGGTGGGCTGGAGCTATTGGTGCTGCCAAG AAGAAATTTGAGGAAGATGAACAACCACCGAGTTACCAGAGTACTGGCCTGGTGATCGGCGTGACTGGCATCGTGGGCAATAGCCTAGCTGAAATTCTGCCATTATCAGATACCCCAGGTGGACCATGGAAGGTCTACGGTGTGGCTCGCAGGCCGCGCCCCAGCTGGAACGCCGACCACCCTGTGGAGTACATCCAGTGCGACATCTCGGACCCGGCCGATACCAACGCCAAGCTCTCGCCACTGACAGATGTCACCCACATCTTCTACGTCACCTGGACCAACCGACCCACCGAGGCTGAGAACTGCGAGGCCAACGGCGCCATGTTCCGCAACGTGCTCCGTGCGGTGATCCCGAACGCGCCGAATCTCCGCCACATCTGTCTTCAGACGGGGACCAAGCACTACGTCGGGCCCTTCGAGTCGTACGGCAACATCCAACCCCACGAGCTTCCATTCACGGAGGATTTGCCCCGCTTGGACACACCGAATTTCTATTACACTCTTGAAGATGTGCTGTTCGAGGAGGCCGAGAAAAAAGAGGGCTTGACTTGGTCCGTTCACAGACCCAACGTCATATTCGGGTTCTCGCCGTATAGCTTGATGAACATCATTGGCACGCTATGCGTGTACGCCGCTATATGCAAGCACAAGGGGCTTCCCTTGAGATTCCCCGGCACCAAAGCTGCCTGGAACTGTTACGCGGTGGCTTCCGATGCGGATCTTATTGCAGAGCAGCAGATATGGTCGGCGGTGGACCCGTTTGCGAGGAACGAAGCATTTAACTGCAACAATGGGGACGTGTTCAAGTGGAAGCATTTCTGGAAAGTGTTGGCTGAGCAATTCGGGATTGAGGATTACGGATTCGAAGAGGGTGAGAAACTGAGCCTGGTGGAGATGATGAAGGACGAAGGTCCAGTGTGGGACGTGATTGTGAGGGAGAATCAACTGCAACCGACAAAGTTAGAGGAGGTTGGGGTGTGGTGGTTTGCAGACGTGATTCTGGGTAAGGAGAGACTTTTGGATAGCATGAATAAGAGTAAGGAGCATGGATTCTTGGGGTTCAGGAACTCCAAGAATTCGTTCATTTCTTGGATAGACAAAATGAAAAGCTACAAGATTGTGCCTTAG